One region of Cinclus cinclus chromosome 1, bCinCin1.1, whole genome shotgun sequence genomic DNA includes:
- the RIOK3 gene encoding serine/threonine-protein kinase RIO3 isoform X2, whose product MDSVGVAAAAAPDAGPGPAWQSKCPWGAPSTTSISCSLADVMSEQLAKELQLEEENAAFPEVVAAAEGPFITGENIDTSSDLMLAQMLQMEFDREYDAQLRREEKKINGDSKVSISFENYRKVHPYDSDSSEDEVDWQDTRHDPYRADKPTTTPRRGFIGKGKDITTKHDEVVCGRKNTARMENFAPEFQVGDGIGMDLKLSNQVFNALKQHAYSEERRSARLHEKKEHSTAEKAVDPKTRLLLYKMVNSGMLETITGCISTGKESVVFHAYGGNSATEDKVIPAECAIKVFKTTLNEFKNRDKYIKDDYRFKDRFSKLNPRKIIRMWAEKEMHNLTRMQNAGIPCPQVVILKKHVLVMSFIGQDQVPAPKLKDVTLSSEDMKKAYYQILNMMQQLYRECNLVHADLSEYNMLWHDGKVWLIDVSQSVEPTHPHGLEFLFRDCRNVSQFFQKGGVAEALNERELFNAVSGLNITADNEVDFQAEIEALEKMNEDHVQNHGKKLSTFSSDGDPPIYDE is encoded by the exons ATGGACTCGGTGGGagtcgccgccgccgccgcgcccgacgccgggccgggccccgccTGGCAGAGCAAG TGTCCGTGGGGAGCCCCTAGCACAACATCAATATCATGTTCTCTTGCTGATGTAATGAGTGAACAGCTGGCAAAAGAATTGcagctggaagaagaaaatgctgcttttcctgaagTGGTTGC TGCTGCTGAAGGACCATTTATTACAGGAGAAAATATTGACACTTCTAGTGATCTAATGCTAGCTCAGATGCTGCAGATGGAATTTGACAGGGAATACGATGCACAGCTTCGGCGTGAAGAGAAGAAGATCAATGGAGATAGCAAAG tCTCCATATCCTTTGAAAATTATCGGAAGGTGCATCCCTATGACAGTGACAGCTCAGAGGATGAGGTTGATTGGCAGGATACCCGTCATGATCCATACAGAGCAG ATAAACCTACTACTACACCAAGAAGGGGTTTcatagggaaaggaaaagacatTACTACGAAACATGATGAAGTGGTATGTGGAAGAAAAAACACTGCTCGCATGGAAAAT TTTGCACCTGAATTCCAAGTTGGGGATGGAATTGGGATGGACTTAAAGCTGTCAAATCAAGTCTTCAATGCCTTAAAACAGCATGCATACTCTGAGGAACGTCGAAGTGCAAGGCTCCACGAGAAGAAGGAGCACTCCACTGCT GAGAAAGCAGTGGATCCTAAAACACGTTTACTTCTGTACAAGATGGTCAATTCTGGGATGCTGGAGACCATTACAGGCTGCATCAGCACAGGAAAAGAATCTGTTGTTTTTCATGCCTATGGAGGAAA CAGTGCAACTGAAGATAAAGTTATTCCTGCAGAATGTGCCATCAAAGTGTTTAAAACAACTCTTAACGAATTCAAGAACCGTGACAAATACATTAAGGATGACTACAGGTTTAAAGACCGCTTCAGTAAATTGAATCCACGAAAAATTATTAGAATGTGGGCTGAGAAAGAAATGCATAACTTAACaag AATGCAAAATGCAGGAATTCCTTGCCCTCAAGTGGTTATCCTTAAGAAACATGTCTTGGTTATGTCTTTCATTGGCCAGGATCAAGTCCCAGCTCCTAAACTAAAGGATGTAACGCTTAGTAGTGAAGATATGAAAAAGGCCTACTATCAGATTCTTAAT ATGATGCAGCAGTTGTATAGGGAGTGCAACCTGGTCCATGCAGATCTGAGTGAATACAACATGCTTTGGCATGATGGGAAG GTCTGGCTCATTGATGTCAGTCAGTCTGTGGAGCCAACCCATCCTCATGGACTTGAGTTTTTGTTCAGAGACTGTAGGAATGTTTCACAG TTCTTCCAGAAAGGAGGCGTGGCAGAAGCACTTAATGAGCGTGAACTCTTCAACGCTGTCTCAGGTTTAAATATTACAGCTGACAATGAAGTAGACTTCCAAGCAGAG ATTGAAGCCTTGGAGAAGATGAATGAAGATCATGTGCAGAATCATGGAAAGAAACTGTCCACGTTTTCCAGTGATGGAGACCCACCTATATATGATGAATAG
- the RIOK3 gene encoding serine/threonine-protein kinase RIO3 isoform X1, which yields MDSVGVAAAAAPDAGPGPAWQSKCPWGAPSTTSISCSLADVMSEQLAKELQLEEENAAFPEVVAAAEGPFITGENIDTSSDLMLAQMLQMEFDREYDAQLRREEKKINGDSKVSISFENYRKVHPYDSDSSEDEVDWQDTRHDPYRADKPTTTPRRGFIGKGKDITTKHDEVVCGRKNTARMENFAPEFQVGDGIGMDLKLSNQVFNALKQHAYSEERRSARLHEKKEHSTAEKAVDPKTRLLLYKMVNSGMLETITGCISTGKESVVFHAYGGNATEDKVIPAECAIKVFKTTLNEFKNRDKYIKDDYRFKDRFSKLNPRKIIRMWAEKEMHNLTRMQNAGIPCPQVVILKKHVLVMSFIGQDQVPAPKLKDVTLSSEDMKKAYYQILNMMQQLYRECNLVHADLSEYNMLWHDGKVWLIDVSQSVEPTHPHGLEFLFRDCRNVSQFFQKGGVAEALNERELFNAVSGLNITADNEVDFQAEIEALEKMNEDHVQNHGKKLSTFSSDGDPPIYDE from the exons ATGGACTCGGTGGGagtcgccgccgccgccgcgcccgacgccgggccgggccccgccTGGCAGAGCAAG TGTCCGTGGGGAGCCCCTAGCACAACATCAATATCATGTTCTCTTGCTGATGTAATGAGTGAACAGCTGGCAAAAGAATTGcagctggaagaagaaaatgctgcttttcctgaagTGGTTGC TGCTGCTGAAGGACCATTTATTACAGGAGAAAATATTGACACTTCTAGTGATCTAATGCTAGCTCAGATGCTGCAGATGGAATTTGACAGGGAATACGATGCACAGCTTCGGCGTGAAGAGAAGAAGATCAATGGAGATAGCAAAG tCTCCATATCCTTTGAAAATTATCGGAAGGTGCATCCCTATGACAGTGACAGCTCAGAGGATGAGGTTGATTGGCAGGATACCCGTCATGATCCATACAGAGCAG ATAAACCTACTACTACACCAAGAAGGGGTTTcatagggaaaggaaaagacatTACTACGAAACATGATGAAGTGGTATGTGGAAGAAAAAACACTGCTCGCATGGAAAAT TTTGCACCTGAATTCCAAGTTGGGGATGGAATTGGGATGGACTTAAAGCTGTCAAATCAAGTCTTCAATGCCTTAAAACAGCATGCATACTCTGAGGAACGTCGAAGTGCAAGGCTCCACGAGAAGAAGGAGCACTCCACTGCT GAGAAAGCAGTGGATCCTAAAACACGTTTACTTCTGTACAAGATGGTCAATTCTGGGATGCTGGAGACCATTACAGGCTGCATCAGCACAGGAAAAGAATCTGTTGTTTTTCATGCCTATGGAGGAAA TGCAACTGAAGATAAAGTTATTCCTGCAGAATGTGCCATCAAAGTGTTTAAAACAACTCTTAACGAATTCAAGAACCGTGACAAATACATTAAGGATGACTACAGGTTTAAAGACCGCTTCAGTAAATTGAATCCACGAAAAATTATTAGAATGTGGGCTGAGAAAGAAATGCATAACTTAACaag AATGCAAAATGCAGGAATTCCTTGCCCTCAAGTGGTTATCCTTAAGAAACATGTCTTGGTTATGTCTTTCATTGGCCAGGATCAAGTCCCAGCTCCTAAACTAAAGGATGTAACGCTTAGTAGTGAAGATATGAAAAAGGCCTACTATCAGATTCTTAAT ATGATGCAGCAGTTGTATAGGGAGTGCAACCTGGTCCATGCAGATCTGAGTGAATACAACATGCTTTGGCATGATGGGAAG GTCTGGCTCATTGATGTCAGTCAGTCTGTGGAGCCAACCCATCCTCATGGACTTGAGTTTTTGTTCAGAGACTGTAGGAATGTTTCACAG TTCTTCCAGAAAGGAGGCGTGGCAGAAGCACTTAATGAGCGTGAACTCTTCAACGCTGTCTCAGGTTTAAATATTACAGCTGACAATGAAGTAGACTTCCAAGCAGAG ATTGAAGCCTTGGAGAAGATGAATGAAGATCATGTGCAGAATCATGGAAAGAAACTGTCCACGTTTTCCAGTGATGGAGACCCACCTATATATGATGAATAG